In a genomic window of Sutcliffiella sp. FSL R7-0096:
- a CDS encoding S8 family serine peptidase produces the protein MKFGKIKHIITGTLVASLLFSTGTSYKAIAEDNYQNNKNSLERMLVNLTEQQRKALKELEITPGFVVSPDINKESSELVNVIVEFNSDPAEVEVAKNAVKGKRMTLSTAKSKVKKDHDTFQKEWKTIKSLNRPNEEKMKDSEITREYHEAFNGVAMTLPGTAVQELLSTGVVKRIWKDDEVKLDLPEEASEMKSSTSSKIDDSLVQIGADKLHQENISGSGVKVGVIDTGIDYNHPDLKDSYKGGYDFVDNDSDPMEATYQEWKDSGRPEFEGGSSYYTLHGTHVAGSIAAQKKNSSASAVKGVAPDVDLYMYRVLGSYGRGSLASVIAGIDRAVQDEMDVINLSLGSSINDPLNPTSIAVNNAMLSGVVTVVASGNSGPGEKTLGSPGAAAFGITVGASDVSVTIPTITASAGEAKITDMKLLAQNFTDKLEDLENKTLPTVDVGIGTKSDFNNKDVAGKVAVIRRGNITFDEKIQNARDAGAKAVIVYNHVDGEIEAYLGEGMHYIPTFQITKADGEQLLSQSEITFESLGSIKTEGDRLAEFSSRGPANGNDDIKPDVVGPGVAIFSTIPEFINDPQDGEDYDSAYARLQGTSMAAPHVAGTAALILQANPDYTPFDVKAAIMNTADKMNGDYSVNEIGSGRINAYEAVHADTLVKVMDKTMHEQDGSLIEIDEETGSIAFGSHFKEEDGPVEDSRKVVIRNLDEKDVKEFNTKVEFISARGEIKDADKNDVGIIIENTVFIEAGKSKEIEPSIRVSEAAEFGRYEGYIHLVNSNNEEEHYQIPFSIRVAEKGFEKMVLTRPMIANDSKAHPYYTPYTNAIVKLSNPLKTIDVVVKDGESGEAIGFIATINASHLLTGIDYWADAIFKGRVYPFTNDPSQPISDKEVKLPEGDYTFEMIGYDEQGIPRSKGAIVMIDNTPPEVEVSMDPGIYEVDDSMYTKEDGYDGPAVWVHGNVYDSTVDALKQKGMAIDQSVNGALWWEYNYYNHYFLAVDSEGNFRFPATKERIDQMSYLDSNLFVFDNATASVGYPQGINRYLFIKEGTEYAVPSYDKEKVRLGDEITMTLNLNNVKQLASGEFNVSFYNKHFEFLNVKVNEAFKKYADEKGVNLILDEPTLNASNVKVGASIEEDDLAIDQNLPFLDVTFKVINDENYNYQEGLSFDITAFKYKKTSDSNTNTIRVYKDKSFIILAKYSIVNGNMKPEAFLRDNGQWDTTIDFSKLGAKVYAKNKKGKTFEASIIHSNAYYTIDKLPTTEPEYDIYVQVPGHLTSKTTETVGTYIDGEIVGTRHIAQIETGYAGDVNGDNMIDIEDAIIAVFSYGKENVGVNKGDINQDGKVDEKDLRYIEKNFLKVGADVKGNKKPKEKSGKVTLEKLFHSIGLELRN, from the coding sequence ATGAAATTTGGAAAAATAAAACATATAATTACAGGAACATTAGTTGCTAGTTTGTTATTTTCCACGGGGACTTCATATAAAGCTATTGCTGAAGATAATTATCAGAATAATAAAAATAGTTTGGAGCGGATGTTAGTTAATTTAACGGAGCAGCAAAGGAAAGCGCTGAAAGAACTTGAAATTACACCAGGATTTGTTGTTTCACCAGATATTAACAAAGAGAGTTCAGAATTAGTCAACGTGATTGTAGAATTTAATTCTGACCCAGCAGAGGTGGAAGTGGCAAAGAATGCTGTAAAAGGAAAAAGAATGACTCTTTCTACGGCAAAAAGTAAAGTGAAAAAAGATCACGATACGTTTCAAAAAGAATGGAAAACTATCAAAAGCTTAAATAGACCAAATGAAGAAAAGATGAAAGACTCCGAGATTACGAGAGAATACCATGAGGCATTCAATGGAGTAGCGATGACATTACCGGGAACGGCAGTGCAAGAGTTACTTAGTACAGGAGTTGTCAAACGTATTTGGAAAGATGATGAAGTGAAGCTTGATCTGCCAGAAGAAGCAAGTGAAATGAAATCATCAACTTCATCAAAGATAGATGATAGCCTTGTGCAAATTGGTGCAGACAAGCTGCATCAAGAGAATATTTCCGGTTCGGGAGTAAAAGTAGGGGTTATTGATACAGGAATTGACTATAATCACCCAGATTTAAAAGATTCTTATAAAGGTGGATACGATTTTGTTGATAATGATTCGGATCCAATGGAGGCAACTTATCAGGAGTGGAAGGATTCCGGAAGACCTGAATTTGAAGGTGGTTCCAGTTACTATACATTACATGGAACACATGTAGCTGGATCTATCGCGGCACAAAAGAAAAACAGCTCGGCATCTGCAGTAAAGGGAGTAGCCCCTGATGTGGATCTATATATGTATCGTGTGTTGGGTTCTTATGGGAGAGGCTCGCTCGCTTCAGTCATTGCAGGTATTGACAGGGCGGTTCAAGATGAGATGGATGTTATCAATTTATCGTTGGGATCAAGTATTAATGACCCGCTCAATCCGACATCTATAGCGGTTAATAATGCGATGCTCTCTGGAGTTGTTACGGTCGTTGCGTCAGGAAACTCAGGACCTGGTGAAAAGACGCTAGGATCTCCTGGAGCAGCAGCATTCGGAATTACGGTAGGGGCCAGTGATGTTTCGGTAACCATTCCAACGATTACTGCAAGTGCAGGGGAAGCCAAGATCACTGATATGAAATTATTGGCACAGAACTTTACAGATAAATTAGAAGATCTCGAAAATAAAACCTTGCCTACTGTCGATGTGGGAATAGGAACTAAAAGCGACTTTAACAATAAAGATGTTGCTGGTAAGGTAGCAGTCATTCGACGAGGAAATATTACATTTGATGAAAAAATACAAAATGCCAGGGATGCAGGTGCTAAAGCTGTAATTGTCTACAACCATGTTGATGGTGAAATAGAAGCTTATCTTGGAGAAGGGATGCATTATATTCCTACTTTCCAGATTACAAAAGCTGACGGAGAACAGTTGCTTTCACAATCAGAAATTACCTTTGAATCATTAGGCAGCATCAAGACAGAAGGAGACCGCTTAGCTGAATTTAGTTCGAGAGGTCCTGCTAACGGGAATGATGACATTAAGCCAGATGTCGTTGGACCGGGAGTAGCAATATTTTCTACTATTCCTGAGTTTATTAATGATCCACAGGACGGGGAAGATTACGATAGCGCGTATGCTCGTCTTCAAGGAACATCCATGGCTGCTCCTCATGTAGCTGGGACTGCCGCACTTATCTTGCAAGCAAATCCAGATTATACGCCTTTTGATGTGAAGGCTGCCATAATGAATACAGCGGATAAAATGAATGGTGATTACTCTGTCAATGAAATTGGATCAGGCAGGATCAATGCGTATGAAGCTGTCCATGCGGATACATTAGTGAAGGTAATGGATAAAACGATGCATGAACAAGATGGTAGTTTAATAGAAATTGATGAAGAAACAGGTTCCATTGCTTTCGGCAGTCATTTCAAGGAGGAAGACGGCCCTGTTGAAGACAGCAGGAAAGTAGTTATACGGAACTTAGATGAAAAAGATGTGAAGGAATTTAACACAAAGGTCGAATTTATATCAGCTAGGGGAGAAATCAAAGATGCTGATAAAAATGACGTAGGAATAATAATAGAAAATACTGTTTTCATTGAAGCAGGAAAATCTAAAGAGATAGAGCCGAGTATACGTGTTTCAGAAGCAGCGGAATTCGGGCGGTATGAAGGATATATTCATCTAGTAAATTCGAACAATGAAGAAGAGCACTACCAAATACCATTTTCCATCCGTGTGGCAGAAAAAGGATTTGAGAAGATGGTATTGACAAGGCCGATGATTGCGAATGATTCGAAGGCACATCCGTATTATACGCCATATACCAATGCAATCGTAAAATTATCAAATCCATTAAAGACGATTGATGTGGTGGTAAAAGATGGGGAATCAGGAGAAGCGATTGGATTCATTGCAACCATCAATGCAAGCCATTTATTGACAGGTATAGATTATTGGGCAGATGCAATTTTTAAAGGAAGGGTGTACCCATTCACCAATGATCCTTCGCAGCCAATTTCTGATAAAGAGGTGAAACTGCCTGAAGGTGATTATACGTTTGAGATGATTGGGTATGATGAGCAAGGTATTCCCCGAAGTAAAGGCGCAATTGTGATGATTGATAATACGCCTCCTGAAGTAGAGGTATCCATGGATCCTGGTATTTATGAAGTGGATGATTCGATGTACACGAAAGAAGACGGATATGACGGCCCTGCAGTATGGGTGCATGGGAACGTATATGATTCGACAGTCGATGCTCTCAAACAGAAAGGAATGGCTATCGATCAATCTGTGAATGGGGCACTTTGGTGGGAGTATAACTACTATAATCATTATTTCCTTGCGGTGGATAGCGAAGGGAACTTTAGATTTCCTGCAACGAAGGAAAGAATTGACCAAATGTCTTATTTAGATTCCAATTTATTTGTATTTGATAATGCAACAGCTTCAGTAGGATATCCGCAAGGTATAAATCGTTACCTGTTCATAAAAGAAGGGACGGAATACGCGGTTCCAAGTTATGATAAAGAAAAGGTGCGTCTAGGGGACGAAATTACAATGACATTGAATTTGAACAATGTTAAGCAACTGGCCTCTGGAGAATTCAATGTATCTTTCTATAATAAACACTTTGAATTTCTGAATGTCAAAGTCAATGAGGCCTTTAAAAAGTACGCAGATGAAAAGGGTGTAAACCTTATATTAGATGAACCAACATTAAATGCTAGTAATGTCAAAGTGGGAGCTTCGATTGAGGAAGATGATTTAGCTATCGATCAGAACCTGCCGTTCTTGGATGTCACATTCAAAGTCATTAACGACGAAAACTACAATTACCAAGAGGGATTATCATTTGATATTACAGCCTTTAAATATAAGAAAACATCTGATTCTAATACTAATACAATTCGAGTATATAAAGACAAGTCTTTTATAATTCTAGCAAAATACTCCATCGTAAATGGAAATATGAAACCAGAAGCATTCTTGAGAGACAATGGTCAATGGGATACTACAATTGATTTCTCTAAGCTTGGAGCGAAGGTATATGCGAAAAATAAGAAAGGAAAAACCTTTGAAGCATCGATTATTCATAGTAATGCTTACTATACAATAGATAAACTACCAACTACAGAACCAGAGTATGATATCTATGTGCAAGTACCAGGTCATCTTACGAGCAAAACGACTGAGACTGTAGGGACGTACATTGATGGTGAGATAGTGGGGACACGACATATAGCCCAAATAGAAACAGGCTATGCGGGTGACGTAAATGGTGACAATATGATTGATATAGAAGATGCGATTATTGCGGTTTTCTCCTATGGGAAAGAGAATGTAGGTGTAAACAAAGGAGACATTAATCAAGATGGTAAAGTAGATGAAAAAGACCTTCGATACATCGAGAAAAACTTCTTGAAAGTAGGGGCAGATGTCAAAGGGAATAAAAAACCTAAAGAAAAATCAGGCAAAGTAACGTTGGAGAAATTATTCCATTCAATAGGGCTTGAATTGAGAAATTAA
- a CDS encoding helix-turn-helix transcriptional regulator, with amino-acid sequence MHEGRIIKYFRKKAKLTQQQLGDGICSDTHVSKIERGMTEYSPEVTMLLSKRLGINIEEELSRFHNLKKTLTRWHDAIIMQRIGAIETIKKELEKEELIKISEYQILYDLLRARYHLLHNNLIEADKIINTVQKKQIKLPPYENNLLKHILGIYYLATKDMIKAVHILRTINSDVYNHPDHYLTLATAYLTVNSKILAYYYAELSLRFFIRTNNYLRAIDAELIMLITREGEGQRDFHKTVEQYEVLIQTCDLCHAHDKKASVLHNLAHEHYCRKDYKASSRLYHKSMLLKVKKSAEYLTSLEAFIRCCYEGRILSNDKLEQLGNEGLVIAREINQTLYTINFQLLLYKINNQNPEYLHYLSTKALPYYKKCGYVSLVRRYEKELFNYHLKTGQIDNALELADLLINNG; translated from the coding sequence ATGCATGAAGGAAGAATAATAAAATATTTTCGCAAGAAAGCTAAATTAACACAACAGCAGCTTGGGGATGGGATATGTTCTGACACTCATGTAAGTAAAATCGAACGGGGGATGACAGAATATTCCCCAGAGGTCACAATGCTGCTATCTAAACGGCTTGGAATAAATATCGAAGAGGAATTAAGCCGTTTTCATAACTTAAAGAAAACTCTTACTCGCTGGCATGATGCGATCATTATGCAACGAATCGGAGCTATTGAAACAATAAAAAAGGAATTAGAAAAAGAAGAACTAATCAAAATCAGTGAATATCAAATCCTTTATGATTTACTTAGAGCGAGATATCATCTTCTACATAACAATTTAATAGAAGCAGACAAAATTATAAATACTGTCCAAAAAAAACAAATAAAATTGCCTCCATATGAAAATAACCTACTAAAGCACATATTAGGGATCTATTACCTCGCTACTAAGGATATGATAAAGGCAGTCCATATTTTACGAACGATTAACAGCGATGTTTATAATCATCCAGACCATTATTTAACTTTAGCAACCGCTTATCTTACAGTGAATTCGAAGATATTGGCTTATTACTATGCAGAATTATCTTTGCGATTTTTCATCAGAACCAATAATTACTTAAGGGCTATAGATGCCGAACTGATTATGCTAATAACTCGGGAAGGTGAAGGGCAACGTGATTTCCACAAAACAGTCGAGCAGTATGAAGTTTTAATTCAAACCTGTGATCTTTGCCATGCCCATGATAAAAAGGCAAGCGTTCTTCATAATTTAGCACATGAACATTATTGCAGAAAAGATTATAAGGCTTCTAGCCGACTGTATCATAAATCCATGCTACTAAAAGTCAAAAAATCAGCTGAATACTTAACTTCTTTGGAAGCTTTTATACGATGTTGCTATGAAGGAAGAATTTTATCAAATGATAAATTAGAACAGCTTGGAAACGAGGGATTAGTGATTGCAAGAGAGATTAACCAAACTCTTTATACAATAAATTTCCAACTTCTTCTGTATAAGATCAACAATCAAAATCCGGAATACCTTCATTACTTAAGTACTAAAGCTTTACCTTACTATAAAAAATGTGGTTATGTTTCTTTAGTAAGGCGCTATGAAAAGGAACTTTTTAACTATCATTTAAAAACCGGCCAAATCGATAATGCTCTAGAACTTGCGGATTTATTAATTAATAATGGTTAA
- a CDS encoding helix-turn-helix transcriptional regulator, whose amino-acid sequence MNVMLFLEIQKYMQWKEWNKTELSKNSGIHISEISRILNHRQPLSLQNLDTITSAFGLAEGTLYSYYIEECLNEGNRIDKRRSTQFLYKCASKGYKKHCNDLLSFMLEENSKTIRKKNLLYIFSVAEKLFHEGKEKQALPLYEVIIDNEVDRFSEKISVSYFRKFYIVRMTYEGQHALTHLLDQLANMPIENRKEAFMWIMADYYRREDWSQVLNYAEKLEKLASEGEYYGRALMYKSFALTRLGASLEAVLDLIKQYAQINHFFADISVGNRYVALLDFGQTEYVDEYLSWLEGREDLYVGLPRILETYVRLDRINDAKYLTRKYKHIIDDMAVSKEPWLKEKMNLDFRYAYALFQCKCSQYEEGMIELLDVAELSNRIGNMERFKKCLLAFWQYRSYATWEHDEKYTNLLRTGNRI is encoded by the coding sequence ATGAATGTTATGCTTTTTCTTGAGATCCAAAAATATATGCAATGGAAAGAGTGGAATAAAACGGAACTTTCGAAGAATTCAGGAATTCATATTAGCGAAATAAGTCGTATCCTCAATCATAGACAGCCGCTTTCTTTGCAAAATTTAGATACTATTACAAGTGCTTTCGGACTAGCTGAAGGTACACTCTATTCATACTATATAGAAGAATGCTTGAATGAAGGAAACCGCATCGATAAACGAAGAAGTACACAGTTCTTATATAAGTGCGCATCCAAAGGCTATAAAAAGCATTGTAATGATTTATTAAGTTTTATGTTGGAAGAAAATTCGAAAACAATTAGAAAGAAAAACTTACTATACATTTTTTCAGTGGCGGAAAAGCTTTTTCATGAAGGAAAAGAAAAACAAGCACTACCTCTGTATGAGGTAATTATTGATAATGAGGTGGATCGCTTTTCTGAAAAAATATCGGTTAGCTATTTTCGGAAATTTTATATCGTAAGAATGACATACGAGGGCCAGCATGCACTAACTCATTTACTAGATCAACTGGCAAATATGCCAATTGAAAATAGGAAAGAAGCATTCATGTGGATCATGGCAGATTACTATCGGCGCGAAGATTGGAGTCAGGTTCTGAATTACGCTGAAAAATTAGAGAAATTGGCATCTGAAGGCGAGTACTATGGGCGGGCTCTAATGTATAAGAGTTTTGCGTTGACAAGATTAGGGGCTTCGCTTGAAGCAGTGCTAGATCTTATAAAGCAGTATGCACAAATAAACCATTTTTTTGCGGATATATCTGTTGGTAATCGGTATGTTGCCCTATTGGACTTTGGACAGACAGAATATGTAGATGAATATCTCTCCTGGCTGGAGGGGAGAGAAGATTTGTATGTGGGCCTGCCTAGAATATTGGAGACATATGTTCGATTAGATCGTATAAATGATGCTAAATATTTAACAAGAAAATACAAACATATTATTGATGATATGGCTGTAAGTAAGGAACCATGGTTAAAAGAAAAAATGAATTTGGATTTCCGCTATGCATATGCTTTGTTTCAATGTAAATGCAGTCAATATGAAGAGGGGATGATAGAGCTATTAGACGTGGCAGAATTATCTAATAGAATAGGAAATATGGAAAGGTTTAAAAAATGTTTGTTAGCGTTTTGGCAATATAGATCCTATGCTACTTGGGAGCATGATGAGAAATATACCAATTTATTGAGAACAGGGAACAGAATTTAA
- a CDS encoding spore germination protein — protein MKLNESKSEQSASAKKLSKDLDSNMKLLKMVMSHTDELKERTICVHKHQVVVVYLDSMIDKRALETNIIEPIVELHTKQTSKRSFSKDFIMSLITAAEVSFSENLTEISSGLRSGASILFLDIENTAIIVSVPNSENRSIQEPEAEKIIKGSREGFSESLNTNIYLLQRRNQDENLIVKNFSIGTKSKTKVSMMYINDLVNQDILSEVLKRIQNIKAENIQSSGELEELIEDSRYTIFPQVLTTERPDRANSYLLEGKIIMIVDRTPQVLILPITFFSFYQSPDDYNNRWMIGLFFRYIRLLSFLIAITLPALYISVVSLHSEILPIGLLYALRVQTEFIPLSPLFEAITMQIILELLKEAAIRLSSPIAQTVGIVGGLVIGTAIVEAGLVSNIMIVVIALTAIASFVAPVNQMGTGVRILAFPIMLMANSFGFLGITVSLVILFTHLCKLESFKTPYMYPIAPLDFNGINNEFVRNRKKVHS, from the coding sequence ATGAAACTAAATGAATCAAAATCAGAGCAATCAGCGAGTGCGAAGAAATTAAGTAAAGACCTTGACAGTAATATGAAACTCCTTAAAATGGTCATGTCCCATACGGATGAATTAAAGGAAAGAACGATATGTGTTCATAAACACCAGGTAGTAGTGGTTTATTTGGATTCTATGATCGACAAGCGCGCATTAGAGACGAATATTATAGAACCGATAGTTGAATTACACACAAAACAGACTAGTAAAAGGTCTTTCTCTAAAGATTTTATTATGTCATTAATCACAGCAGCTGAAGTTAGCTTTTCCGAGAATTTAACAGAGATCTCATCGGGTTTGCGGTCGGGAGCAAGTATTCTTTTTTTAGATATTGAAAATACCGCTATTATAGTATCGGTACCGAATTCTGAAAATCGATCGATTCAGGAACCAGAAGCCGAAAAAATCATAAAAGGATCTCGTGAAGGATTTTCAGAAAGTCTAAATACAAACATATACCTTCTACAAAGAAGGAATCAAGATGAAAATCTCATTGTGAAAAATTTTTCAATAGGAACTAAATCAAAAACGAAAGTTTCTATGATGTATATAAATGATCTTGTAAATCAGGATATTTTGTCTGAGGTATTGAAAAGAATACAGAATATTAAAGCAGAAAACATACAGTCTTCAGGAGAATTAGAAGAGTTAATAGAAGATAGTCGGTATACCATTTTCCCCCAAGTGTTAACAACTGAGAGGCCCGATCGAGCAAATTCTTATTTATTGGAAGGAAAAATAATTATGATTGTTGATCGAACTCCTCAAGTATTGATACTGCCAATCACATTCTTTAGTTTTTATCAATCCCCTGATGATTACAATAATCGCTGGATGATTGGTCTGTTTTTTCGCTATATCAGATTATTGAGTTTTTTAATAGCAATCACTTTGCCTGCCTTATATATTTCCGTTGTTTCTTTGCATTCAGAGATTCTTCCAATTGGATTGCTTTATGCACTTAGAGTTCAAACGGAATTTATACCATTATCCCCACTTTTCGAAGCAATAACTATGCAAATAATTCTGGAATTATTGAAAGAAGCAGCGATACGACTCTCCTCCCCAATTGCTCAAACGGTTGGTATTGTTGGCGGATTGGTGATAGGAACAGCGATTGTGGAAGCAGGTCTTGTCTCGAATATCATGATTGTGGTGATAGCGTTGACGGCTATTGCATCATTTGTAGCGCCAGTCAATCAAATGGGGACCGGTGTAAGGATACTCGCTTTTCCTATTATGTTAATGGCGAACAGTTTTGGATTTTTAGGAATAACAGTGTCCTTGGTTATCTTATTCACACACCTTTGCAAATTGGAGTCCTTTAAGACTCCGTATATGTATCCAATTGCCCCTTTAGATTTTAATGGAATTAATAATGAATTTGTGCGTAATAGAAAAAAAGTTCATTCGTGA
- a CDS encoding endospore germination permease, whose product MGTKLGLTKTQIFFLIVHTQIGIGMLNLPHKIQGTAKHDGWISILLAGLCIQGILFLYWLLMRRFPNSDFYKITQSVLGIHLGRVCNLAIYVYLIITSAFVLLVATQMIREILLNRTPYWAVGLLIFIMCMYICNSSIHVLARILTVLSVTFLFLFLLSLFPFTLDMDLKNLLPIGSSGVKNIVFGVNDSLISLFGFEIILFLYPLAAEKNKAFLKNISYINLFVVCITVYLTILAMVVFSNKVIAQVKYPVIYIFRPIQLMSLDRIDQLFFSIWSIPMVLSVSVYVFFASKFLKNNRKHRSIPILLTGGLAFVLFLLAEKTDAMIEQYSNIVTIFGFLIIGIVPLVLLVTSILLRIEEKEDTI is encoded by the coding sequence ATGGGCACAAAACTTGGGTTAACAAAAACGCAAATTTTCTTCTTGATTGTTCATACACAGATAGGGATTGGAATGCTTAACTTGCCACATAAAATACAAGGTACCGCTAAACATGATGGCTGGATATCAATCTTATTGGCAGGGTTATGTATTCAAGGGATTTTATTTCTTTATTGGCTACTGATGAGGCGCTTTCCAAATTCTGATTTTTATAAGATAACGCAGAGTGTTTTGGGGATCCATTTAGGAAGAGTATGTAATTTAGCCATTTATGTCTACTTAATCATAACCTCTGCATTTGTACTGCTGGTAGCTACACAAATGATCCGAGAAATCCTATTAAATCGGACACCCTATTGGGCAGTAGGGCTATTAATTTTTATTATGTGCATGTACATATGTAATAGCAGCATACATGTATTGGCTAGAATCCTAACTGTTTTGTCCGTGACCTTTTTGTTTTTATTTCTTCTATCGTTGTTCCCCTTTACTCTGGACATGGATTTAAAGAATCTATTGCCGATTGGAAGTTCAGGGGTTAAAAATATAGTATTCGGAGTAAATGATTCCTTAATATCTTTATTCGGATTTGAAATTATATTGTTTCTATATCCACTCGCAGCCGAGAAAAACAAAGCGTTTTTAAAAAATATTTCGTATATTAATTTGTTTGTCGTTTGCATAACCGTATATTTAACGATCCTTGCGATGGTGGTGTTTTCCAATAAAGTTATAGCACAAGTGAAATATCCGGTGATCTACATATTTAGACCAATACAGCTTATGTCTTTAGACCGGATTGATCAATTATTTTTTTCTATTTGGTCCATTCCCATGGTATTATCCGTCTCCGTCTATGTCTTTTTTGCAAGTAAGTTCTTAAAGAATAATCGTAAACACAGATCAATACCGATTTTACTTACTGGTGGTTTGGCGTTTGTGTTATTTCTTCTGGCAGAAAAAACAGATGCCATGATAGAACAATATTCAAATATTGTTACCATATTTGGTTTTTTGATTATAGGTATTGTTCCCCTAGTACTTTTAGTGACGTCCATACTATTGAGAATTGAAGAAAAGGAGGATACAATTTGA
- a CDS encoding Ger(x)C family spore germination protein, which translates to MKPFQLAVLFILATLILAGCWDKRNIKDTIIINGLTFDTFEEDPEMIQSSVRALNIQGSGGGKFNINDELVTTEGKDVIEIDINFTNGISGEMDISKAHVVVIGEDLAKSKGVLPLLEPVVRSRFGYISSKLLIAEGRGMDILSVQMDSSPIAFRLLKMFKSAEERTHIPDETVFSIWNTIEDVQRDPIIPLVKKSGANEIEISGTALFNGDKYSGYSLSPEQSTLLLFMMDHFNKLNFFHIEHNEEDMSPFSIIINEVKQKKKLKLDEVNDVEEIVYEVDIKLLAEINNYGGSISKTDMKKFNSLASQYMTEKAKEVVNILIAAESDVLGIQKEISVHYPQYLDNKEWKNVYSNIQIKPNITVEVTGSLNIK; encoded by the coding sequence TTGAAACCATTCCAATTGGCTGTTTTATTCATTTTAGCTACATTGATACTAGCTGGGTGCTGGGACAAAAGAAATATAAAAGACACAATCATAATAAATGGTCTGACTTTTGATACTTTTGAAGAAGATCCTGAAATGATCCAATCTTCCGTTCGAGCATTAAACATACAAGGTAGTGGTGGGGGGAAATTTAACATAAATGATGAACTGGTTACAACAGAAGGAAAAGATGTAATTGAAATAGATATCAACTTTACTAATGGAATTTCCGGTGAAATGGATATCAGTAAGGCCCATGTAGTCGTTATCGGTGAAGATTTAGCTAAATCAAAAGGGGTCTTACCATTATTGGAACCGGTAGTGAGGTCCAGGTTTGGTTATATCTCATCAAAATTGCTGATCGCTGAGGGTAGAGGCATGGATATCCTCTCTGTACAAATGGATAGTAGTCCCATAGCCTTTAGATTATTAAAGATGTTCAAATCCGCAGAAGAAAGGACACATATACCAGATGAAACGGTTTTTTCCATTTGGAACACAATTGAAGATGTTCAGCGAGATCCCATAATCCCTCTCGTGAAAAAATCTGGTGCCAATGAGATTGAAATTTCAGGAACTGCTCTTTTTAACGGGGATAAATATAGCGGGTATTCTCTTTCGCCTGAGCAATCAACTTTACTACTATTTATGATGGACCATTTTAATAAATTGAATTTCTTCCACATAGAGCACAATGAGGAAGATATGTCCCCATTTAGTATTATAATTAATGAAGTAAAACAAAAGAAAAAGTTAAAGTTAGATGAAGTGAATGATGTTGAGGAAATTGTGTATGAAGTAGATATTAAATTATTGGCTGAAATCAATAATTATGGTGGCAGTATATCCAAAACAGATATGAAAAAATTCAACAGTCTAGCTTCTCAATACATGACCGAAAAAGCGAAGGAAGTGGTAAATATATTAATTGCTGCTGAAAGTGATGTTCTAGGCATCCAAAAGGAAATCTCCGTCCATTATCCACAATATCTAGACAATAAAGAATGGAAAAATGTTTATAGTAACATTCAAATCAAACCGAATATTACTGTAGAAGTAACTGGTTCCCTAAATATAAAATAA